GACGCCAAGGAGATCGAGGCGTCGAAGTATGACCTCGCCTATATCGCCCTCGACGGCACCATCGGCTGCATGGTGAACGGGGCGGGGCTGGCCATGGCGACGCTGGACATCATCAAGCTCTATGGCGAGAGCCCGGCCAACTTCCTGGACGTGGGCGGCGGCGCCAGCGAGGAGAAGGTGACGGCGGCGTTCAAGATCATCACCTCCGACCCGTCCGTGAAGGGCATCCTGGTCAACATCTTCGGCGGCATCATGAAGTGCGACGTGATCGCGCGCGGCGTGCTGGCGGCGGTGAAGGCGGTGGGGCTGAAGGTGCCCCTGGTGGTGCGCCTGGAAGGCACCAATGTGGAGCAGGGCAAGCAGATCATCCGCGAGAGCGGGCTCAACGTGATCCCCGCCGATGACCTGGACGATGCGGCGCAGAAGATCGTCGCGGCCGTGAAGAAGGAAGCTGCGTGATGTCTGTTCTGATCGACGCCAATACCAAGGTCATCACCCAGGGCTTCACTGGCAAGAACGGGACCTTCCATTCCGAGCAGGCCATGTCATCTATGTGCCCCCGCCCGGCGCGGCGGATGCCATCCTTGAGGCCATCGACGCGGAAATCCCGCTGATCGTGTGCATCACCGAGGGCATCCCGGTGCTGGACATGGTGAAGGTGAAGCGGGCGCTTTCGGGCTCCAAGTCCCGCCTTATCGGGCCGAACTGCCCGGGCGTGGTGACCGCCGGCCAGTCCAAGATCGGCATCATGCCGGCCAACATCTTCAAGACCGGCTCGGTGGGCATCGTCTCGCGGTCGGGCACGCTGACCTATGAGGCGGTGTTCCAGACCTCGCAGGAGGGGCTGGGCCAGACCTCGGCGGTGGGCATTGGCGGCGACCCGGTGAAGGGCACCGAGTTCATCGACGTGCTGGAGATGTTCCTGGCGGATGACGCCACCACCTCCATCGTGATGATCGGCGAGATCGGCGGCTCGGCGGAAGAAGATGCCGCCCAGTTCCTGAAGGACGAGGCCAAGCGCGGGCGCAAGAAGCCGATGGTGGGCTTCATTGCCGGCCGCACCGCCCCTCCCGGCCGCCGCATGGGCCATGCGGGCGCCATCATTTCCGGCGGCAAGGGCGGCGCCGAGGACAAGATCGCGGCGATGGAAGAAGCGGGCATCCGCGTCTCTCCCTCCCCGGCGCGNNNNNNNNNNNNNNNNNNNNNNNNNNNNNNNNNNNNNNNNNNNNNNNNNNNNNNNNNNNNNNNNNNNNNNNNNNNNNNNNNNNNNNNNNNNNNNNNNNNNACAAAACCCCCGATGCTCGAAAGAGCACCGGGGGTTTTTCGTGTCCGACACACAGAACTCGCGCGCGAGAAGGGGGCCGATCCGCCTCCCCTCTGCTTCTCCCCCAGCCCCGCACCCGCCCAAAAAGCGTCCTGCGGGCTCCAGAGGAAAAGTCCACGGCCGAACCAGCACGAACAGGACACAAAAGCCGGACAGCGTATCCTCCGAGGGTTAGGCCAGCGCCGCCCCGCACGCACGCGTTCCGGGCCGGGGTGCGACGCCGTCACCCATCGGCCCCTTGACCGAAACCGACTAAGGAGTGCGACAAGTCTTAGCAGTGTACACTGGCCTCAACTCAGTCTTGCAGGGCGATGATGTCACGAGCGCTGATCGGATACACGGGCTTCGTCGGTACGAATCTTTGCGCGCAGACGCATTTCGATGCCTCATTCAATTCGAAAAATATAGCAGACATCGCCGGGCGCTCATTTGAGACGGTTGTTTGCGCAGCTGCGCCAGCAACCATGTGGGCTGCCAACAAAGATCCCGACGCCGACTTGAGAAAGATCAGTGGCCTCCTTGATGCAATATCCGGGGTAACGGCCGAGCATTTTGTCCTGATTTCCACCATTGCCGTGCTCGGTGATGCGGCCGCAGGCCTGGACGAGACGAGTGTGCATTTCGAGACAGCGAAGGCCTATGGCCGAAACCGCCGTTTCCTGGAAGTTGAGGTGGCGAGCCGCTTTCCACGGTGCCACATCCTGCGCCTTCCCGCCCTGTTCGGGAAAGGATTGAAAAAGAACTTCCTCTTCGACATCATCAACCCGGTTCCATCCTTCCTTTCCGCCGACAAGTTCTCTGACCTCATGGATCGCCTCCCGGCGGATGCCGCGGCGATTTTCGCCCGAGTCTATCGCTTCTCCGCAGACTTGGGCATGTTCGCGATCGATCGGTCCCTTCTGGCGGGGCCCGAGCGAACGATGCTCACTACGGCACTGTTCAATCTGGGATTCACAGCGCTGAACTTCACCCACGCGGACAGCACCTTCCAGTATTATGGCCTTGGGCGATTGTGGTCAGACGTGGAGCGCGTGATAAGCCAGGATGTGCCTCTGATTCACCTTGCTCCCGAACCCCTGCGGGCGGCGGACGTGTACCACGCCCTCACCGGCAAAGACCTGACCGCGCGCTCCGGCCACCCCTATCACGAGGATATGCGGACGCTGCATTCGAAAGCCTGGGGTGGTCCGGACGGCTATATCCAATCGCGGCACGATGTTCTTTCGGAAATTGACGTCTTCTACAAATCGCAGGCAGTCCTATGATCTTCGCGATGTCGAATATCGCCTGGAAGGGCTCCGAGCGCCTCCAGGCCTACCGGATGTTGCGGGACGCAGGATTTTCAGGCCTTGAGATCGCCCCGGGTTTGCTGCTTGGAGAGGCCGTAGCTGACGTCTTCCCTTCGGAAGACGTGGTCCAGGACCGCCTCTCGGAGGCTGCGGCCTTCGGGCTGACCATGGTATCCATGCAATCCCTGCTCTTCGGGGTCGAAGGTGCGGCGCTGTTCGGGACCTCCGAGGAGGTGAAGCGGTTGGACCACGGCTTGAGCCGTGCGATCCGGCTGGCGGGTCGTCTCGGCATCGGCAACCTGGTCTTCGGTTCACCGCGCCAACGGGTCATCCCGGATGGGATGCAGGCTGCCGAAGTGGAGCAGCGCGTGGCGGATGTCTTCGGGCCTCTCGGCGAGCTTGCTCGGGAAAATGGTGCCGTCATTGCCCTGGAGCCGAACCCGGCTCAATATGGCACCAACTTCATGACCACATTTGCAGAGACCCTTGCGGTCGTCGACCGCCTCGATCATTCGGGCATTACGGTCAATTTCGACACGGGCGCCCTGCATATGACCGGTCGTTATGGGGATATGGCGGAGGCTGTGACTGCCGGTCGGCACCGGATCTCCCATGTGCATTTGAGCCGACCTTTCCTAGAGCCTGCGCCAGCCTCCTCGGATGAAGCGATTGCCTTGCTGCGTGCCTTGGCCTTGGCAGGCTATAAGGGGGCTGTCTCGATTGAAATGAAGGCGGTTCCTGACGACGGGATGCATGCAGTGGAAAATGCGATCCGTCTCCTTCGGGATGCCATCAACCAGACTGGGGTCGAAGCCGGGTGTGGATGCGCAGATGAAGCCTGAGCCGAAACCGCTGCGAGAGGACATCTTCGTCTCGCTGTGTTTTCCGGAGCCCCTCGCCTCGGAGGATGATGTTTCGGTCGTCCTAAAGGCGAGCCGGCAGATTTCTGCTCGGTTTCGCTATTTCGAAGTGTTGATCATCGCGCGCGTCGGTGATGCCGACGATTTGCTGTCCGCTTGTCTCTCGGGCAGCCCGCATGTGCGTGTCATCAAGGTGCGCGGGACACGCCGGCATTATGCCAACCGCGTTGTGGCAGCCAATGAGGCGATCGGGGACGTGGTCGTCATAACCTCCCTTGCAGAAGCGGGCGCCCTCGACTTGCCGGGCATGGTCGCGGCCGCCTCTGATCAGAATGCAGTGACCGTTTTCACGCGCGAGCAGCGCAGCTGGACCAACCGGCTGCTACAGGCTCTGGGTTCGGCGAGTCGATTCATGATTTCCTCGGGGGACATGCGCACCATCGCCATTCCCCGCGTGTGGATGAGCCGCCTGCTTGCGCATCCGCAGTACAATCTTGCCTTGCGCTTTCCCCCCTTGGGGCAGGGCTTGCCTATCCTTCACATTCCCGCCCCTTTCACTCGCATTTCTGCAAGCAGTGACGCGACGTTCTGGCGCCGTGTGGCGCTGGCCTACCAACTGTCGGTGAATGCCGCACCGGTGGCGCTGATCGGAGTGGGGCTGCTGTCGTGCGTGGTGGTGCTGGGGGCGCTCGCCTATGCGATCTTTGCCGTTGGCGTCGTGATATTTGCGAGCCACGTTCAGCCCGGCTGGTTCACCACATCCATCATTCAGGCGGGCACTGCCGGGTATCTGGCGCTCGCCATTCTCGGACTATCCATGGGCCTGCAGAAGATCCTTGAACATCTCGAGCCCCAAGTGGCCGACACGGTGGTCGAAGAGATCTGCAACACAGATCTCCCGGCGCAGATCCATGACCTGAATGTCTCCGTGGAGATGGGCCACGCGCCGGAAGTCCCTCATGATAGAGGCCCGGCGGGTGGATCGGCCCCATGACGGCGAGCCATGACTACGACTACATCGTCATCGGAGGTGGATTTTATGGCTGTTGCCTGGCGCTCTTTTTGCGCTCGGTGACGTCACGCATCCTGCTCGTGGAAGCGGGCGATACCTTTCTCATGCGCGCGTCCCGCGTGAATCAGGCCAGGGTGCATACTGGGTTTCACTATCCCCGCAGCTTTGTCACAGCCGCTCGGTCGGCCGCTCTCAGCGACCGATTCGCCCAGGACTTTCCGGAAGCCGTCGTGGACGACTTCCAGATGCTGTATGCCATCGCCCGGTCCCGGTCCAAGGTGTCCGCTGGGCGTTTCTTTCGCATGTTTCATGACTTGAAGGCGCCGATCCGGCCCGCGCGGGAAGCGGAGGCTGCGCTTTTCGACCGCAGGATGATTGAGGAGACTTTCGCCTGCCGGGAGCACGCGTTTGATTATTCGGTTCTCCAACACAAGCTAACCGACCGCGTTTTCTCCAGTGGCATCGAAGTGAGGATGCAGACATCGGTCGTTGACGCCAATGAGGAAGCGGACGCTGCCGTCCTGCACCTGTCGGACGGCTCCGTCGTGAGAGGACGCAGAGTCTTCAACGTGACCTACGCGCAGATCAACCAGATTCTGCGCCTGGCGAACCTTCCTCTGGCGCCTGTGCGCTATGAGTTCACCGAGATCGCGCTGGTCGAGCCGCCACACGATCTGGAGGGGCTGGGCGTGACGGTGATGGACGGCGCCTTCTTTTCGGTCATGCCCTATCCGGCGGCCGGTCTCTATTCGCTCACGCATGTGCGCTACACGCCGCATGCCAGCTGGCTGGACACGCCGGGAGGGCTTTCGGCCTATGAGGTCGGCGAACGGATGCCGCGGGAAAGCCGCGTGCGCCACATGCTTCTTGATTCGCAGCGGTACCTGCCTTGCCTTGCCGATATGCGGTACGTGCGGTCGCTCTATGACGTCAAGGCGGTCCTGCTGAAGAATGAGCGGGACGACGGCCGGCCGATCCTGTTCCAGCGCAATCCATCAAGCTCCCACATCACCTCTGTGATGGGGGGAAAGATCGACAACATTTACGA
This genomic interval from Aquabacter sp. L1I39 contains the following:
- a CDS encoding sugar phosphate isomerase/epimerase family protein; translated protein: MIFAMSNIAWKGSERLQAYRMLRDAGFSGLEIAPGLLLGEAVADVFPSEDVVQDRLSEAAAFGLTMVSMQSLLFGVEGAALFGTSEEVKRLDHGLSRAIRLAGRLGIGNLVFGSPRQRVIPDGMQAAEVEQRVADVFGPLGELARENGAVIALEPNPAQYGTNFMTTFAETLAVVDRLDHSGITVNFDTGALHMTGRYGDMAEAVTAGRHRISHVHLSRPFLEPAPASSDEAIALLRALALAGYKGAVSIEMKAVPDDGMHAVENAIRLLRDAINQTGVEAGCGCADEA
- a CDS encoding FAD-dependent oxidoreductase; this encodes MTASHDYDYIVIGGGFYGCCLALFLRSVTSRILLVEAGDTFLMRASRVNQARVHTGFHYPRSFVTAARSAALSDRFAQDFPEAVVDDFQMLYAIARSRSKVSAGRFFRMFHDLKAPIRPAREAEAALFDRRMIEETFACREHAFDYSVLQHKLTDRVFSSGIEVRMQTSVVDANEEADAAVLHLSDGSVVRGRRVFNVTYAQINQILRLANLPLAPVRYEFTEIALVEPPHDLEGLGVTVMDGAFFSVMPYPAAGLYSLTHVRYTPHASWLDTPGGLSAYEVGERMPRESRVRHMLLDSQRYLPCLADMRYVRSLYDVKAVLLKNERDDGRPILFQRNPSSSHITSVMGGKIDNIYDLFVLLKREGGALEHAHHRLLLDQPGRVA